ctttaTTGAACTTGAATTCATATGTAGTGAAATCTGcctttaaaagtaaaatacaacAATGTTTCTCACAGTACTTTTATTCAGTTTATGCCAACGTGTATACATAGTGATGATATATTATGTCCCAGTAATGTTATTATTCGcttaacaacaaacaaaactgaaaatagtaaaaaacaaaacaaaaaacatgacaataaaaaagCACAATAATTCGTTATTTACACATTGACACTTTACAACAGAAAGGCTCACTTAGAGTTAGCATGCCATGTACTGTATATGCACTTGTTTATAATTACAGTTATGTGTTTCTTGAATGAAAATAATATAATTAAGCTTGACCATTAGTATAGCTGTCACAGAATGCTGTACCCAAAGAAATAAGTAGTGAGTATACACTTTTCAGTATGCTCACACTCATTTCTAAGTGTCCCTTTGCTAAAAGATAAATAATGGCAACATAGACACTATAATGACCAGTCTGTAAATATGAAACTGTAAATGCTGGCAAGAAGAATCTAGATTTTCAGTGTTAACTTGTGCACTTAACACATTATATAGACGTGACTAAATGTCTTAATTGAAGCCGTGATTGTTCCACATTTTGTCCACATGGGGAAGGCTGAGGTGTTTTGATGCTTCAGAAGTGTGCACTCTTTCTCCGGTGCTCCATGACCCATCGGGCCGGGTTCATGTCCAGCTTCAACATGTTGAGCACCCAAGGGTCTTGCTGTGCACCTTTAATGAACTCTTCCATGGTGATAGTACCTGTGGAacaagaaaaaaggcaaaagagAAAAGGACCGATATTTTCTCAAATACGATTTGTCGTCTGTGTTTAACTGTGCTGCAAATGTCGCTAAATATGACGGAATGCTCACCATCTCCATCGCTATCTACAGCCGCTAATATTCGATTTACAACCTCGTCGACTGTAAGCTTTGAGTCTTCTGTGTCGGTCTTGGAGCCTCTCTTGACCCGATAGATGCTCTGGATGGGGGAAGATAAAGAAATGctccatttcatttttgtaagaCAAGAGACAATTGCATCATATCAGCTACCATTTGAGTAAAAGCTACTGCAATGAGGATGCACAACCTTTTCATCAACTGCACAACATAGAAGCTTATTTAGAGGAATGACGTAACAGAATGACTCAGGATTGAGCAGCAGCATTAAGCTCACTTTGGCATAAATCCAGAAAACATCTTGATTACTCTTTTATTGAGCActtttttaaagatgtattcACTAAAGCACGAAGAAAAAATACACCTATACACCTGtagtcattttaaataaaggtttgaacagtaaaacataagataaagaataattatactgaattactgtcattttaattatatacactaccagtcaaaagtttggacacaccttctcattcaatggcttttatttattttctacattgtagattaataccgaaaacatcaaaaatataaaagaatgcatttgaaattatgctgtaaagaaaaaaatgttaatctcCAGGATTAGTCTACACTGCAgaaaagaatacaaataaattaaataaattagatttagcaggaaaagcacaggatTTCAGAGTaaaatttaagactttttggaGTCGAGCAGTCATTAATTATCTAAGTACAGTGAAAATGCAAGAAAGTGAAGTTATCTGGCAGGTTTAAAGAATGTTAGTGCATGTGGGAGCACTTGATGTGAAGCTAAACGCCACAGCCAGCCTGCTCCTAATCCACCACACTGCATCCTAGATTAAGACGTTGAAAATACACCAGGTGTCGCTTGGAATTTGGAACCTAGCCATTGTGTGAACGGGAATCCATCTGTCTacttgtttgttattttagtcCATAAGTTATTTTGTTGTCGTTGACATACGCACATACATCTATTATGGACCGTAGTTCATCCCGGTCTATGTAGCCGTTGCTGTCCTTGTCGTACACCTTGAACGACCAGCGCAGTTTATGCTCCAGGTCTCCACGGAAAACAAGGTTGAGTGCAGCCACAAACTCCAGGAAATCTATTGTGTTGTCCTAAACGATGAGGAAAAATTGGGTTACATGTTGAATTTTGCAGACAAACACAATAAACCAGGCTGTCACAGCTTCCTTTGGTCTCTCACCCCATTTTTGTCAAACACTCGAAACATGTTCTCCGCATACTCAGACGCTTCTCCAGTTGGATCCACACCGAAGAAACGCTTGAACTCGTGCAGAAAAAGTACTCCACTTGGGCACTCTAAGACAAACCGTTTGTACATGTCCTGCAGGGCTTTGACATCAATCTCCTGACTGTTCTCTGTCTGCTGAGCCTGCCCCATGGCTGCTCTGTCATTTAATAGTCCATAGTCCTGAAGCGTTTGGGTGTCGTCTCCACGGTGGAGTGTCCAGCTTTGAAATGGGTGTCTCAAACTCTTGGTGTTTCTAACACCGTGGAATCCCAAAGCACGGGTTTAAGCAGGAGGCATGTGATTAGTGCTGTCCCAGGATTACCGTGGTGTTAAGATGGCTGGGTTTCCTCTCACTGCGTTAATTAGGTCTGCTGCTAAATGTGAGTCGAGGCCACACCGGTTAGGATCCATGCGTTTTTTCCAACATGCATATGAATGGTATGCAATTAATGGTGTGATTCTGTCTGGGCTAAAATGAAGACACAGAAGAAACTGAGACTCTGAAGAGTGGTGCAAATGTCCCTGAGCAAGTGAGAATTGGTACGATGCCATTTTACAGACAGAGAGTGGCTGCTTATCTCGTTTCTGTTTGCATGAAATTGTGCAGCATTCTGCTCAAAAGTTTCTTCACTTTTAGATTTAGTGCCAAAAAACCTTTAGACACTTCTGTAAGGCCAAATTacactttctttttctgctcttttggtTACGTCTGAGAAAATATCTGGCTGTTTAGTTGCTGGTTGTCCCTCTTTACTAACAAGCTATTTGCAAAATTTGAATATCTGTTGTTTCGTTTGTATCAGGTAGTGTTGGTTTAGCATTTTTGGCACTGATTTGCAGACAAAACCAAATGAAAAGAGGATAAAAAGTGCTAAAAAATTAATCGTGCTTAGTTCGTTTTTGGTAATCCATCAACTTTTCCTCTATCGCTGTCATCATTTTTACCTAATTCTTTGATTTATGACCAAATACTTGAAAAGTGAATGATGCTTCCAGCAGCACCAGCTGTACTTTGTGCTTTGAAGAGTGAGAAACTAAACCGTGTTTCTCCACCTGTCCTATAAACACTTGTGTCCATGAATCTATCTGCTGATGTCCAGATCTAATGCTGTCCTTAATCAGTCTCAGTGTCACTGTTCTGTTGAGAAGAAGCTGAGAGATTAAGACGCTCTAGGTCATGCTAATTTGGAATTGGCATATCAATCTCATTTAACTGCATTAGTGCTGCCGAGTGACAGGATCCCTCAGTGTGTGCAAATTAAGCATGAGTGTCCAGCAACAGCTTAGGATGAGCTGTTGGTTGCTCATTAGATGCTGCATAATTTGAgtgatttatttaatatttaaacctGAAACAGCAATGATGTTGCAGTAATTTATGCTAAAGCCTGCTCCCAAAAATCACATTCTTATAGAACTAAGCTGCATTCTTAATTGTGCTTCAAAGGAACATATTTTGTCCGTGATTGTGATTGTGTGTcatatagataaaaaaaaaattagttgcCCTATCTTTACCATTTATTGGATTTCTTTGGAGCTGCTGCTCAATCAAACCCACTCTTGTCTCCTAAAATTTGCATTCTGACACAATTAAGCTATTTTCTCggttatattttgtattttctccTGCATATCAACAGTGGTGAATCACAAATATGTCTTAAAACAACACACCTAACTTTCTGACAGCCATTCTTcttcagccaaccaatcatatattagatggGATGGGACGTGTCACCCGAGTAACCAATAAAATAGAGGATAAACCCAAAATATGTTGTAAAATGGTTATCATTCACTTAAAACAAGCTTCTAACATGCAGTTCATGTTGTGAAAGGGGCAGTTTTAACTCAAAGCAGGGCGATTTCTAAACCTAATCTAAAAAGCTTGGTCTCCTAAAAATCTATTTCTatgcaactaaactgcattttcttcTGGATAATGTCTGTGATAGAAAAAATTCAAACCCTGAAAATGGATGAGAAGCTGCAATGACGTTGTGAAAAGGTCATTCTTTCATTCTCAAACcaaacaaaataattttggTACCCAAAACTAACTAAGCTACGAGCATGTAGATAACATTGTAAAAGAGTCATTTCCAACCCAAAGCGTGATATTTTCCTCAAACTCACCAAGTAACTTTGGTGTCTAAACCCAACTCTGTCCAAGATAAGATCAGTTTCTATGCAGTTAAGCTACATTTTGATGGAAGCATAAAATCTCCTGGGTTGTCATTGTTTATGGTGTGTCATAGAAACATTTCTAACCctgaaaatgaatgagaagctccAATGATGtcgtgaaaaaaaatcattctttAACCAAAACCATGATGTTTTCCTGAACCTAACCAAGTAATTTGGGTACATAAACCTAACTAAACTACTAACATGTTAACATTGTAAAACACTCAATTTTAACCTAAAGCAGACATTTTCCTTACCTTaatcatgtcatttttgtatctaaACCCAGCAGTGTGTCCTAAAGACTGCTTCAACCGCAGTGTCTAAAGGAGAGATACCacaggtccttccttcctgctgcagtcacttTACAATCTAGCCTGCTCCCAGTAGTTTCAGTTCACCCACTTACagactgtgcaaaaaaaaaaaatgtaaatagtgatGCTGTGAAATTTCATAGAAATTTCCTGTAAatgctgctttcttttcttcttttgaagaaaatatttttatttatatatatatgcactgtgtgcattgtgtgctgcaTTCTTTTTCTGATTCAAATGTTCTATTTACtactgtacactgtaaatttccctgctgtgggataatctatctgtctatctatctatctatctatctatctatctatctatctatctatctatctatctatctatctatctatctatctatctatctatctatctatctatctatctatctatctatctatctaaaacacatttctatacAATTTAAACTGCATACTCAGTTATGTTTTGGGGGAAACATATTTTCTCCTGGATTCTGCTTGTGATGTGTCATAGAAAAGTCTGTATTCctgaaaatggaggagaagcccCAAAGATGTTACAAAACGGTCATACTTTCACGCAGACCATGATATTTTCTCAAATTTAAGGAAGTAGTTTTGGTACCTAAACTTAACTAAGGTCCTAACATGCAGTTAACGCTGAGAAATGGTCATTTTTACCCCAAAGGAGGATTTGTTTCCTACCAGTTAGTTTTGGTGCCTTAATCCAGCCCTGtatcccccccaaaaaatgtatCTTTGCAAGTAGACTGCATTCTCTATTATGTTTTGGGAGAAACCTATTGTCACCCGGGTTGTTATTGTTTGTAGTGTGTCATAGAAATGTTTCTAactctgaaaatggacaagaagCTCCAAAGATGCTGTGATAGAGTCATACGTTAACCAAAACCATGATTTTCTCCCAAATCCAACTAAGTAATTTTGCTACTTAAAACTTAAGATTTGGGTTAAACATATTTTCCCTTGGATAATATTTGTTTGTAATCTGTCATAGAAAAGTCTTAAACccagaaaaaaagatgaaaaggcTTCAAATATGGTCCAGCAGGGTCCTACTTTACCCAAAAAAaccttgattttgttttttaacataaCCAAAAAGCAAGTAAAAATTAAACTCAGCTGACCTACATGGGATGTAGGCCTCAGTCTCCTCGCTGAAGGTCGTGTTGGAGACTTTTGACTCCACCTGCCTTCCAACTTCTTTACTTTATGGAGCTCTTAAACTGGAAATGTTTCCTACTACGTCATGGACTCAGTATCCATTTCTAAGATTTTAAAGTATTTGGCAGTGTATGCAAAGTGAAGTCATCCTCGCCAACGTGAAGTTCTCAAGTTAAGCAGCCGGTAGATGAGCTAGCAGCCTGTCAGTCAGCCTTAGCTGCTAGCGGTTGTTAGCTGTGGTCCTTTGGAGGATATTCAGGCTTACACTGCGTCACTCTTCTCACTTTCAGATGATCTCATGAAATATAATAGTGCTGGTGCCAATTGtaggtgtgtttttggtgtaaCATGATGGTGAAACTGCAGTTTCTGGGGAGGAAACGCAAGAAAAAAACCTGAATAATTTGGATTGACAGTAGCCTGATAAAATGCTAAGCAGTTTTGGATTCCTTTCATGCTGATGTCCGTTGGTTTATGGTCACTGAATTAACAGTGTGATCCACTCTTAAGTCCCTGAGTCCAGATTACCGCACTGCGGGAGGTCTAAACAAGGGCATCAGGAAATTAAAACACCTGTAATTAAATGTGCAGCATCTCTCATGATGGTGTTTCTTTGtgcacatgtttgatatttactGCGCAAATGCAGAATAAACATTTCACTGCTTTATTCTTTTCTGACAGCATTTCCAAAACAGAAGGTCAAAGGTAGCCCGTTATTCATTTGAACAATTCAACATCTTGTCCctttttcttttacacattttgatTTCTCTTCACCACTTCTTCCTTCTTTCTGTGCTGTGACTTAAACAACTCGGCTACTTTTCCTTCTGTTGATCTGATTATGTGGCTCAGTCCTGCCTGATCTGTAAATCTTTTTTCGCCCTGAGATGATTCCCAAAGTGCTGCAGAAACAGACTCTGGAAAGAAGGTTTGAGCCCACTGTAATACATACCCACGTTAAAAGTAATATATGCACACTGTAAATGCCctagaataaagaaaaaatataaatttgagGCTCAAGGATGCatttaaatggattttaaattcaaaattgAAGTGTTTCTGATCAAGATGTACATGTCAGTAGgactgttcttcttcttctttgcatTTTTGACCAACAGAAAGTTGTTTTATGTGCCAAATGCTgttatttgtgtctgtctgtgtgctcaCATCTGAAAACCGCAAATGTAAGAGTAGGACGTTAGAGGACATTTGTCATTGTTAACTTAATCTGTGCCACAAACTTGGAAAAATTAGCTTTAAATGCAATGCTTCTCACAACTGGGGCGGGTTACAAATAGGAATATTTATAAAACAGCACTTTTAATGCTACTTGTATTTGCTTTTCTCAATATTTATACTGTTCTGAGCATACAAATTGGCTGTCGTCCGTATTGTCTTCATGCTTACGGTGTTTTTTTCCAGCTCTGCCTCGGTGCTGCTGCCACAAATGTCCTTCAAGGAATTAAAACCGAGCTCTCCTTGTCCTACTGACTGTCAAACTTAAGCACATCTCTAATAGGAGATGAAGTAAATCACAACAGGCCACTGTGAAGATGTCACCATGTGTTTTACCAACCAAACACCTCTGGTTTGTTGACCTGTTTAACTGATGCTAATGAGGTCAGGGCCTGGTAATGGGTTTGCCAAGTTAACCTGTAAAAGCATGCAGAGCTCTGCCCTGTAATCCCAGATCCTAATTTGAGGGTTAATTGTGTTAACTGCGtgcctgtatttatttttttgccctgCCTTTACTGTTACTCTACATATATATACCGATATCATACAAAATTACTTTGAATATTCAGTATTATTTGTAGGAAAGCTGCAATCCTTTCTCccatttgtgtttaaaaaaaaaaaagtagccaCTTCGTGTTGCTCCAAACATCGTGTatggtttaattttttaatcCCAGACAACACAGCTAAAAGCAGGACAAATGTTGTCTTAAATAGATGTAAAATGAACCTTTAGGGGGCATCTAAAATTAGCATTAGGACCAGGTTTAGAAAGGGTTTACTTAGCGTGTCTCTAAGAAAATGCATCATGGGATTTTCTATTCATGTCTTCAGGTGGGAAAGGGTGAAAGGAAGGACAATAAAGTTTGCGATTGTATATGATGTTATAATGTCTGCTTTCACATCACTGTTTTGGAATATCAAGCTTCAATCAGACTGGATCCGTCTGTGAGCCATTTATTATCCCCAGAAGTCAGACTTATGGGTTCAGAAGTTCACCAGAGTGAAAGTTACACTGAGGGGTTAAACTGAGG
This genomic interval from Acanthochromis polyacanthus isolate Apoly-LR-REF ecotype Palm Island chromosome 2, KAUST_Apoly_ChrSc, whole genome shotgun sequence contains the following:
- the LOC110967212 gene encoding guanylyl cyclase-activating protein 2-like, which produces MGQAQQTENSQEIDVKALQDMYKRFVLECPSGVLFLHEFKRFFGVDPTGEASEYAENMFRVFDKNGDNTIDFLEFVAALNLVFRGDLEHKLRWSFKVYDKDSNGYIDRDELRSIIDSIYRVKRGSKTDTEDSKLTVDEVVNRILAAVDSDGDGTITMEEFIKGAQQDPWVLNMLKLDMNPARWVMEHRRKSAHF